In Meleagris gallopavo isolate NT-WF06-2002-E0010 breed Aviagen turkey brand Nicholas breeding stock chromosome 3, Turkey_5.1, whole genome shotgun sequence, one DNA window encodes the following:
- the ABRA gene encoding actin-binding Rho-activating protein, which translates to MAADNNMAPEKKPSTTPVKRAVHKIRTASLVFSLARGWQQWASDHNVKQAREPPGWVPSAGDISAQSVQERHFEKQPVPSTKRDDEKSSANELVTRDAEKKSRESDEALKKVNIKSKEVLKTVVSKAYERASDVSLLSGRYENNHGSSEMTKFKEESNGIDKILNWKLSPTIRRKCSNRVSDLIEGYKENKLGTREELLLKHHDDSMDTEDSGYGEAEDKLEPEDNSQEVIPVKIKQPSLISKCSEERSIKAHRKYSPVSSLKNRWQEWADQHIITQKLNPFSEDFDHKLAMSTRLHKGDEGYGRPKEGTKTAERAKRAEAHIHREIRDLCFIIKTMAKPRRDGKIQVTFGELFERYVRISDKVVGILMRARKHGLVDFEGEMLWQGRDDNVIITLLK; encoded by the exons ATGGCGGCAGACAACAACATGGCTCCTGAAAAGAAACCGAGCACGACTCCTGTGAAAAGAGCTGTCCACAAGATCCGAACCGCCAGCCTTGTCTTCAGCTTAGCCCgaggatggcagcagtgggcaAGTGACCACAATGTAAAGCAAGCCCGAGAACCCCCTGGGTGGGTCCCCAGTGCAGGAGACATATCAGCTCAGTcagtgcaagaaagacactTTGAAAAACAGCCAGTTCCATCTACCAAGAGGGATGATGAAAAATCCTCAGCAAATGAATTGGTGACAAGAGATGCTGAAAAAAAGTCAAGAGAATCTGATGAAGCTCTTAAAAAGGTCAACATTAAAAGCAAAGAGGTGCTGAAAACTGTTGTAAGTAAAGCCTATGAAAGAGCAAGCGATGTTAGCCTCCTCAGTGGCAGATATGAGAACAACCATGGCAGCTCAGAGATGACCAAGTTCAAAGAAGAATCAAATGGTATTGACAAAATTCTTAATTGGAAATTATCTCCCACTATAAGGAGAAAATGTTCAAACAGAGTATCAGACCTGATTGAGGGCTATAAAGAGAACAAATTAGGAACTAGGGAAGAACTGCTGTTGAAGCACCATGATGACAGCATGGATACAGAAGACAGTGGCTACGGGGAAGCAGAAGACAAACTTGAGCCAGAGGACAACAGCCAAGAGGTGATCCCTGTGAAGATTAAACAACCATCTCT CATAAGCAAGTGCAGTGAAGAAAGAAGCATCAAAGCTCATAGGAAGTACAGTCCTGTTAGCAGCCTGAAGAACAGATGGCAGGAATGGGCAGACCAGCACATCATAACGCAGAAACTGAATCCCTTCAGTGAAGATTTTGACCACAAACTGGCCATGTCCACACGCCTGCACAAAGGAGACGAAGGCTATGGCCGGCCGAAGGAAGGCACCAAAACCGCTGAAAGGGCCAAGAGAGCAGAGGCTCACATTCACAGGGAGATTAGAGATCTGTGTTTCATCATTAAAACCATGGCTAAGCCACGGCGTGACGGCAAGATCCAAGTCACTTTTGGGGAACTCTTTGAGAGATATGTTCGTATTTCAGATAAGGTTGTTGGGATTCTCATGAGAGCCAGGAAACATGGGCTGGTGGACTTTGAGGGAGAAATGTTATGGCAAGGAAGGGATGACAATGTCATAAttactttattaaaataa